In a single window of the Elaeis guineensis isolate ETL-2024a chromosome 4, EG11, whole genome shotgun sequence genome:
- the LOC105044246 gene encoding putative germin-like protein 9-2, whose amino-acid sequence MPSNAWLTLVIVLPTLIGAQAGDADITSDFIVPDGVTPNADFFTFKGLKQALRGAPKDAPFKVTKASQAEFPALMGQSVSYAVLQFAPGGINPPHTHPRSAELLLVVQGCLQVGLVVSLLHVDSNNTLFTQVLRTGAMFVFPKGLVHFQANKDPRYPAVALSAFGSANAGTVSLPKTLFGSGIDEDVLAKSFKTDAETIDKLVSAATMG is encoded by the exons ATGCCTTCCAATGCATGGCTAACTCTTGTCATAGTTCTCCCAACCCTCATCGGCGCACAAGCCGGAGACGCTGATATCacatcagatttcatagttcctGATGGAGTCACTCCAAATGCCGACTTCTTCACCTTCAAAGGGCTCAAACAGGCCTTGCGGGGTGCTCCCAAGGATGCACCATTTAAGGTGACCAAGGCGAGCCAGGCGGAGTTCCCAGCACTCATGGGGCAGAGCGTCTCGTATGCTGTGCTCCAGTTTGCACCAGGGGGCATCAATCCACCCCACACCCACCCTCGCTCCGCAGAGCTTCTCCTTGTCGTGCAAGGATGCCTCCAAGTCGGGCTCGTGGtgtcac TGTTACACGTGGACTCCAACAACACGCTCTTCACCCAGGTGCTTCGGACTGGTGCCATGTTCGTGTTTCCCAAGGGCCTGGTGCACTTCCAAGCGAATAAAGACCCGAGGTACCCAGCCGTTGCCTTGTCGGCTTTCGGCAGTGCTAACGCCGGCACAGTGTCTCTTCCGAAGACTTTGTTTGGCAGTGGCATTGACGAAGATGTACTGGCCAAGTCCTTCAAGACCGATGCTGAAACCATCGACAAGCTTGTTTCGGCTGCCACCATGGGTTGA